In the Bacilli bacterium PM5-9 genome, one interval contains:
- a CDS encoding ABC-2 type transport system ATP-binding protein (product_source=KO:K01990; cath_funfam=3.40.50.300; cog=COG1131; ko=KO:K01990; pfam=PF00005; smart=SM00382; superfamily=52540) has translation MLEVTNLGFKYNEEVIFEDVNIDIELGHIYGLIGPNGSGKTTLFNCLSSYYYPNRGEIKFEDVSIENNSLYLKEVILLGENFYFGTDTIMKLAKKLAVLYNKSLNKNLLIEIVNNFNLKSNLILRRLSKGQRKLAIICIALALKPKYLFLDEFLDGIDIVNRKIMKDMLLDYVVDNNASIIISSHTTDDIKDICDQLIMINNKTIQFQSNFDEVQDMYVTYQIISDEKLDEDFFAKMNIDVKGYRNFSNIYWVSVRENIDFENIMNDKNIKDIRKINTSIEEVIYYEFTA, from the coding sequence ATGTTAGAGGTTACTAATCTTGGTTTTAAATATAATGAAGAAGTAATTTTTGAAGATGTAAATATTGATATTGAATTAGGTCATATTTATGGTTTAATTGGACCAAATGGATCAGGTAAAACAACATTATTCAATTGCCTATCATCATATTATTATCCAAATAGAGGAGAAATTAAATTTGAAGATGTTTCGATTGAAAATAATAGTTTATATCTTAAAGAAGTAATTTTATTAGGAGAAAACTTCTATTTTGGTACAGATACAATTATGAAACTAGCAAAGAAACTTGCTGTTCTATACAATAAAAGTCTTAATAAAAACTTATTAATTGAAATTGTTAATAATTTTAATTTAAAAAGTAATTTAATTTTAAGAAGATTATCAAAAGGACAACGTAAATTAGCTATTATTTGCATTGCTTTAGCTTTAAAACCTAAATATTTATTTTTAGATGAATTTCTAGATGGTATTGATATTGTTAATAGGAAAATAATGAAAGATATGTTATTAGATTATGTGGTAGATAATAATGCTAGTATTATTATTTCAAGCCATACAACTGATGATATTAAAGATATTTGCGATCAATTAATAATGATTAATAATAAAACAATTCAATTTCAATCTAATTTTGATGAAGTGCAGGATATGTATGTTACTTATCAAATAATTAGTGATGAAAAACTAGATGAAGATTTTTTTGCAAAGATGAATATTGATGTAAAAGGATATCGAAATTTTAGCAATATTTATTGGGTTAGTGTTAGAGAAAATATTGATTTTGAAAATATAATGAATGATAAAAATATTAAAGATATTAGAAAAATCAACACTTCAATAGAGGAGGTAATATACTATGAGTTCACAGCTTAA
- a CDS encoding ABC-2 type transport system ATP-binding protein (product_source=KO:K01990; cath_funfam=3.40.50.300; cog=COG1131; ko=KO:K01990; pfam=PF00005; smart=SM00382; superfamily=52540), translated as MIEIKDATFYYDNKLILDKLSASFESSHIYGVVGANGAGKSTLLKCLGNIFYCNSGEIFYNNQNIIDNIEYLETLMLLDENTSSNQNTMLSLTKQLAKLKNLEIDYTYLGFLIDMFSIDKSKKIGAMSKGNKRIAFIVAALAIGIQTLILDEFLEGIDMVNRTKMKKELLDYCQKNEAIIIIASHTVSDIGDICDSVVLLKDKKVQDAYEIDDLRAKYSTYQVVMNNKVEKTYFEKLGLSLIKYKSFENISWISIANDNDQLSILDKIECIDIKEVDISLEEVIYNEFKVHKR; from the coding sequence ATGATAGAAATAAAAGATGCAACATTTTATTATGACAACAAACTGATTCTTGATAAGTTAAGCGCTAGCTTTGAAAGTTCACATATTTATGGTGTTGTTGGTGCAAATGGTGCAGGTAAATCGACTTTATTAAAATGTTTAGGAAATATTTTTTATTGTAATAGTGGTGAGATATTTTACAATAATCAGAATATTATTGATAATATTGAATATTTAGAAACATTAATGTTACTTGATGAGAATACATCATCAAATCAAAATACTATGTTATCACTTACAAAACAATTAGCCAAATTAAAAAATCTTGAAATTGATTATACATATTTGGGTTTCTTAATCGATATGTTTTCAATTGATAAATCAAAAAAGATTGGTGCAATGTCTAAGGGTAATAAAAGAATAGCCTTCATAGTTGCTGCATTAGCTATAGGAATACAAACTTTAATATTAGATGAGTTTTTAGAAGGAATAGATATGGTTAATCGTACCAAAATGAAAAAAGAATTATTAGATTATTGTCAAAAGAATGAAGCCATAATTATAATTGCTAGTCATACAGTTAGTGATATTGGTGATATTTGTGATAGTGTTGTTTTACTTAAAGATAAAAAAGTTCAGGATGCATATGAAATTGATGATTTAAGAGCAAAATATTCAACATATCAAGTAGTAATGAATAACAAAGTAGAAAAAACATATTTTGAAAAGCTTGGTTTAAGTTTAATAAAGTATAAATCATTTGAAAATATTAGTTGGATTAGTATTGCAAATGATAACGATCAACTTTCAATATTAGATAAAATTGAATGTATTGATATAAAAGAAGTTGATATTAGTTTAGAGGAGGTAATATATAATGAATTCAAAGTACATAAAAGATAG
- a CDS encoding uncharacterized protein (TIGR00266 family) (product_source=TIGR00266; cath_funfam=3.60.160.10; cog=COG2013; pfam=PF01987; superfamily=51219; tigrfam=TIGR00266) → MRYTKTESKTSPLITVELNDGESIKTEPGAMVFHNGKVSLEGKMNGGFGKALMKKMFTNESFFITTATGTENGGKIGIAPKGFGDIHEIKVGPSQWLLNDGAYLASDATVDYTTKSQGIGKAMFGKTGGLFVIQTSGEGSMLINSFGSLMEFELDGDQSIVIDNGHVVCWEDTLTYKMEVASGTFGFTTGEGLVCRFSGKGKVILQTRNIENFAGILSSFMVQ, encoded by the coding sequence ATGAGATATACAAAAACTGAATCTAAAACAAGCCCTCTAATTACTGTTGAGTTAAATGATGGTGAATCAATTAAAACTGAACCAGGTGCAATGGTATTTCATAATGGTAAAGTTAGTTTAGAGGGAAAAATGAATGGTGGTTTTGGTAAGGCGTTGATGAAAAAAATGTTTACTAATGAAAGTTTTTTTATTACAACAGCTACTGGAACAGAGAATGGTGGTAAAATTGGTATTGCTCCAAAAGGATTTGGAGATATTCATGAAATTAAAGTTGGACCAAGTCAATGGTTATTAAATGATGGTGCTTATTTAGCAAGTGATGCTACTGTTGATTATACAACTAAATCTCAAGGAATTGGGAAAGCAATGTTTGGAAAAACTGGGGGATTATTTGTTATTCAAACTTCAGGTGAAGGTTCAATGTTAATTAATTCATTTGGATCATTAATGGAATTTGAATTAGATGGAGATCAATCAATTGTTATTGATAATGGACATGTTGTATGTTGGGAAGATACTTTAACATATAAAATGGAAGTAGCAAGTGGTACTTTTGGTTTTACAACTGGTGAGGGTCTAGTATGTCGTTTTTCTGGTAAAGGTAAAGTTATTTTACAAACTAGAAATATTGAAAATTTTGCTGGAATTTTATCATCATTTATGGTGCAATAA
- a CDS encoding hypothetical protein (product_source=Hypo-rule applied; superfamily=50386; transmembrane_helix_parts=Inside_1_8,TMhelix_9_31,Outside_32_50,TMhelix_51_70,Inside_71_94,TMhelix_95_117,Outside_118_126,TMhelix_127_149,Inside_150_155,TMhelix_156_178,Outside_179_182,TMhelix_183_205,Inside_206_211,TMhelix_212_234,Outside_235_248,TMhelix_249_271,Inside_272_282,TMhelix_283_302,Outside_303_533) produces the protein MNSKYIKDSVIFAFFTYLAAIMIIPLLSLLFNGLGVSFDADATTIQDVVAFLIRQSFVIVPAILGIVLIYQYNYLVNEKKNSIISQTPVSEAVKFLAPVFSFFSIGLIIDIILFIIIKLLDISFDDNMYFIIFYLKYFVLSFGLLFMVTSKNQGKLAVLVLIACFAVVTKVSILMVPGSYILLEIITVLISIGIVLIAFSIHLNWLKKHNTILLDVLYYIEVFSILFIFFRTIFITKYPIVTNDLALNIGGYSISLFSYLIIILLIITITYFQNAKFDVKKILVYLAPVLVITLIYVGVSSVGDKNIKNCEKRVENISAFNIQKNDEEYFSLSVNNEQFMILNVNGKQDELKNFLKQNIKSCPVNNLFVNQGRFFESNQTLNKKMMKEKNEVLIEINGSSMIFNNDDVKMSDIVDKIENSNAFIVVNFILDNKKYTFVYAPEKATKQEIDKYVSNVSKDNKLVLIDSENKKELFNKILISYETEGDDQDRYADVLVSNGKSYNSSKIYDYETYVYIDNEKLEYVKQIVKESGE, from the coding sequence ATGAATTCAAAGTACATAAAAGATAGTGTAATATTTGCATTTTTTACCTATCTTGCAGCAATTATGATTATTCCATTATTATCACTTCTTTTTAATGGATTAGGTGTTTCATTTGATGCTGATGCAACTACAATACAAGATGTTGTTGCATTTCTTATAAGACAATCATTTGTAATTGTACCAGCAATACTTGGGATTGTTCTTATTTATCAATATAATTACTTAGTTAATGAAAAAAAGAATAGTATTATTTCACAAACTCCAGTTAGTGAGGCTGTTAAGTTTTTAGCTCCAGTTTTCTCATTTTTTTCAATTGGATTAATAATTGATATTATCTTATTTATAATTATTAAGTTATTAGATATTAGTTTTGATGATAACATGTACTTTATAATTTTCTATTTGAAATATTTTGTCTTATCGTTTGGATTACTATTTATGGTTACTTCAAAAAACCAAGGTAAATTAGCTGTTTTAGTTTTAATTGCATGTTTTGCAGTTGTTACAAAAGTTAGTATATTAATGGTTCCAGGATCATATATTTTATTAGAAATAATTACAGTGTTAATTTCTATTGGTATTGTTTTAATCGCGTTTTCAATTCATTTAAATTGGTTGAAAAAACATAATACAATTTTATTAGATGTTCTATACTATATTGAAGTATTTTCAATCTTATTCATTTTCTTTAGAACAATTTTTATAACAAAGTATCCAATAGTTACTAATGATTTAGCACTAAATATTGGTGGATATTCAATAAGTTTATTCTCATATTTAATTATAATTCTATTAATTATCACAATAACATATTTTCAAAATGCTAAGTTTGATGTTAAAAAAATATTAGTATATTTAGCTCCAGTATTAGTAATAACATTGATTTATGTAGGAGTAAGTAGTGTGGGCGATAAAAATATAAAAAATTGTGAAAAAAGAGTTGAAAACATTAGTGCATTCAATATTCAAAAAAATGATGAAGAGTACTTTTCTTTAAGTGTTAATAATGAACAGTTCATGATATTAAATGTTAATGGGAAACAAGATGAACTTAAAAATTTTTTGAAACAAAATATTAAAAGTTGTCCAGTAAATAATTTATTTGTAAATCAAGGTAGATTTTTTGAAAGTAATCAAACTTTAAATAAAAAAATGATGAAAGAAAAAAATGAAGTACTTATAGAAATAAATGGGTCTAGTATGATTTTTAATAATGATGATGTTAAAATGAGTGACATTGTTGATAAAATAGAAAATAGTAATGCTTTCATTGTTGTAAACTTTATCTTAGATAACAAAAAATATACCTTTGTTTATGCACCAGAAAAGGCAACTAAACAGGAGATAGATAAATATGTTAGCAATGTTTCAAAAGATAATAAATTAGTATTAATTGATAGCGAGAATAAAAAAGAATTATTTAATAAAATACTAATTTCTTATGAAACTGAAGGCGATGATCAAGATAGATATGCTGATGTTTTAGTTTCAAATGGTAAAAGTTATAATAGTTCTAAAATATACGATTATGAAACTTATGTATACATTGATAATGAAAAATTAGAATATGTAAAACAAATAGTAAAAGAAAGTGGTGAATAA
- a CDS encoding AraC family transcriptional regulator of adaptative response / DNA-3-methyladenine glycosylase II (product_source=KO:K13529; cath_funfam=1.10.10.10,1.10.10.60,3.40.10.10; cog=COG0122,COG2169; ko=KO:K13529; pfam=PF02805,PF06029,PF12833; smart=SM00342,SM01009; superfamily=46689,48150,55945,57884), translating to MLDNQSMYDIFKTKDARYDGRFFVGVSSTGIYCRPICHAKIPKQENCTYYSTAAQAEKAGYRPCLLCRPELAPGNAIIDASSIIASQCAKMLEKSCSDHQSISDIAYQLGCSDRHLRRVFLKEYNVTPIQYLQTFRLLFAKRLLTDTKISIIDVAMASGFKSLRRFNDAFKTHYKLTPTDLRKKVIDTSNDSTSNIKLSLSYRPPYQWQQMLSFLKANLVNGVELISDDKYYRVVRFKKDGEDIVGWLEVANDIKKNALLITIHGELLSYIPHILARVRHLFDVECDPQIIYNKLKVINEYKSDLIIEGTRLPGCFEPFEIALITIIKEHSNKEEASKIINNIIYEYAKKIKTNYKNLNYSFITLDDIIDLSKKSDEQLNLLNINRDLSNKMLALAKAFVNEDINFYHPLNPDIEIEKMTTILNIEEKVAKYIALRTMELTNTFIYLDNLDSKISIDLKTNIEKRVDLLNPWKSYLSINLLNNYKGGQTNDL from the coding sequence ATGTTAGATAATCAATCAATGTATGATATTTTTAAGACTAAAGATGCAAGATATGATGGAAGATTTTTTGTTGGAGTATCTTCTACTGGTATTTATTGTCGTCCAATATGCCATGCTAAAATACCTAAGCAAGAGAATTGCACGTATTATTCTACTGCAGCTCAAGCAGAGAAGGCTGGATATCGTCCATGTTTGCTTTGTCGCCCTGAATTAGCTCCTGGAAACGCTATAATTGATGCAAGTAGTATCATTGCTAGTCAATGTGCTAAAATGCTTGAAAAAAGCTGCTCGGACCATCAAAGTATCAGTGATATTGCTTATCAACTCGGTTGTAGTGATCGTCATCTTCGTAGAGTATTTTTAAAAGAGTATAATGTTACTCCAATTCAATATTTACAAACATTTCGACTTCTTTTTGCAAAGAGGTTACTTACTGATACAAAAATTTCAATAATTGATGTAGCAATGGCGTCTGGTTTTAAAAGTTTAAGAAGATTTAATGATGCATTTAAAACTCACTACAAATTAACACCAACTGATTTAAGAAAAAAAGTTATTGATACTTCAAATGATTCAACATCTAATATAAAATTATCACTTAGCTATCGACCACCATATCAATGGCAACAAATGCTTTCATTTTTAAAAGCTAACTTAGTTAATGGAGTTGAACTAATAAGTGATGATAAGTATTATCGTGTAGTTCGCTTTAAAAAAGATGGTGAAGATATTGTAGGTTGGCTTGAAGTTGCTAATGATATTAAAAAGAATGCTTTATTAATTACAATTCATGGTGAACTACTATCATATATACCCCATATCTTAGCACGTGTTCGTCATTTATTTGATGTAGAATGTGATCCACAAATAATTTATAATAAATTAAAGGTAATTAATGAATATAAAAGTGATTTGATTATTGAGGGAACACGATTACCTGGTTGTTTTGAACCTTTTGAAATAGCGCTAATTACTATAATAAAGGAACATTCAAATAAAGAAGAAGCATCAAAAATAATAAATAATATAATCTATGAATATGCAAAAAAAATTAAAACAAATTATAAAAATCTTAATTATTCATTTATTACTCTAGATGATATAATAGATTTAAGTAAAAAAAGTGATGAACAATTAAATTTATTAAATATTAATAGAGATTTGTCAAACAAAATGTTAGCACTTGCTAAAGCATTCGTTAATGAGGATATTAATTTTTATCATCCATTAAATCCTGATATTGAAATAGAAAAGATGACAACAATTTTAAATATTGAAGAGAAGGTTGCTAAATATATTGCTTTAAGAACAATGGAATTAACTAATACTTTTATATATTTAGATAATTTGGATAGTAAAATTAGTATAGATTTGAAAACAAATATTGAAAAAAGGGTAGACTTACTTAACCCATGGAAGAGTTATTTATCAATTAATTTATTAAATAATTATAAAGGAGGTCAAACTAATGATTTATAA
- a CDS encoding GntR family transcriptional regulator (product_source=KO:K07979; cath_funfam=1.10.10.10; cog=COG1725; ko=KO:K07979; pfam=PF00392; smart=SM00345; superfamily=46785), with translation MFDINLNSSNPVYVEIANTIIKLIINGTFKEHDKLPSIRTLSQSLSINHNTVNRAYLELEHKGYVYSKPGMGMFVCENIDDLNKVENKRMIDEFKVKINELREVGVKKEDLIVIINEIY, from the coding sequence ATGTTTGATATAAATTTAAATAGTTCTAATCCTGTATATGTTGAAATTGCAAATACAATTATAAAATTAATTATAAATGGCACTTTTAAAGAACATGATAAACTACCTTCAATTAGAACATTATCGCAATCATTATCTATTAATCATAACACTGTAAATAGAGCATATTTAGAGTTAGAGCATAAAGGATATGTATATTCAAAACCAGGAATGGGTATGTTTGTTTGTGAGAATATTGATGATTTGAACAAAGTTGAAAATAAAAGAATGATTGATGAATTTAAAGTAAAAATAAATGAATTAAGAGAAGTGGGCGTAAAAAAAGAGGACTTAATTGTAATTATTAATGAAATTTATTAA
- a CDS encoding methylated-DNA-protein-cysteine methyltransferase-like protein (product_source=KO:K07443; cath_funfam=1.10.10.10; cog=COG3695; ko=KO:K07443; pfam=PF01035; superfamily=46767; tigrfam=TIGR00589), whose protein sequence is MVEKKLNEDFLFLIFSIVDEIPEGMVATYGQIARLAGYDKNSRLVGKALSMSQYYGSFPCHRVVNANGRCAIHWPEQRFLLENENITFKKNGNVDLKKHQWKE, encoded by the coding sequence ATGGTTGAAAAAAAGCTAAATGAAGATTTTTTATTTTTAATTTTTTCAATAGTCGATGAAATACCTGAAGGAATGGTTGCAACCTATGGACAAATTGCTCGTTTAGCAGGTTATGATAAAAATTCAAGATTGGTTGGTAAAGCATTAAGTATGTCACAATATTATGGCAGTTTTCCTTGTCATCGTGTTGTTAATGCAAATGGTAGATGTGCTATTCACTGGCCAGAGCAAAGATTTTTGCTTGAAAATGAAAATATAACATTTAAAAAAAATGGTAATGTTGATTTAAAAAAACATCAATGGAAAGAATAG
- a CDS encoding methylated-DNA-[protein]-cysteine S-methyltransferase (product_source=KO:K00567; cath_funfam=1.10.10.10,3.30.160.70; cog=COG0350; ko=KO:K00567; pfam=PF01035; superfamily=46767,53155; tigrfam=TIGR00589), with amino-acid sequence MIYKTYYPSSIGIITLASDGENLVGLWNENQKYYGASINETMIENNNLEVFEKAFKWLDDYFSGMKPDISLLPLAPNGNEFRKDVWKILCDVPYGKTITYGEIAKKIAQKKGLKSMSAQAIGGAVGHNPISIIIPCHRVVGSNNSLTGYAGGIDKKIKLLEIEGVDTSKLLIPKK; translated from the coding sequence ATGATTTATAAAACATATTATCCTTCAAGTATTGGTATAATTACATTAGCTAGTGATGGTGAAAACCTTGTTGGATTGTGGAATGAAAATCAAAAATATTATGGTGCTAGCATTAATGAAACAATGATTGAAAATAATAATTTAGAAGTATTTGAAAAGGCTTTTAAATGGTTAGATGATTATTTTAGTGGAATGAAACCTGATATTTCATTGCTACCATTAGCACCTAATGGTAATGAGTTTAGAAAAGATGTTTGGAAAATATTATGTGATGTACCTTATGGTAAGACGATAACTTATGGTGAGATTGCTAAAAAAATTGCACAAAAAAAAGGATTAAAAAGTATGTCAGCTCAGGCAATTGGTGGGGCAGTTGGTCATAATCCAATATCAATAATAATTCCTTGTCATCGTGTTGTTGGCTCTAACAATAGTTTAACGGGCTATGCTGGTGGTATAGATAAAAAAATAAAATTACTTGAAATTGAAGGTGTTGATACTTCAAAATTACTAATACCTAAAAAATAA
- a CDS encoding molybdopterin converting factor small subunit (product_source=COG1977; cath_funfam=1.10.10.10; cog=COG1977; superfamily=53098) has protein sequence MKKYGEIAYVLIVESYNPYTLEQYEKICKEYEIEAHIDDIQYVIDEFVERMYLEIEPETGIVSLNFENTDIMDEMAYELQFNDEVAQKFANVINKHGDIDICFNYLPDISHNALNETIKEMM, from the coding sequence ATGAAAAAATATGGTGAAATAGCCTATGTATTAATTGTAGAAAGTTATAATCCTTACACTTTAGAACAATATGAAAAGATATGTAAGGAATATGAGATTGAAGCTCATATAGATGATATTCAATATGTTATTGATGAATTTGTTGAAAGAATGTATTTAGAAATTGAACCAGAAACAGGTATTGTATCTTTAAATTTTGAAAATACTGATATTATGGATGAAATGGCGTATGAATTGCAATTTAATGATGAAGTTGCTCAAAAGTTCGCTAATGTCATTAACAAGCATGGTGATATTGATATTTGTTTCAATTATTTACCAGATATCTCACATAATGCTTTAAATGAAACAATTAAAGAAATGATGTAA
- a CDS encoding hypothetical protein (product_source=Hypo-rule applied; cath_funfam=3.40.50.10640; superfamily=52058) — translation MKEVTIYLTNAEEISIIRLKNNSKINNVEIGNLSENNLLSFLENNFFTCHNDNENAIERNYIVNTNSIAKITYK, via the coding sequence ATGAAGGAAGTTACAATCTATTTAACGAATGCTGAAGAAATTTCAATAATAAGATTAAAAAATAACTCAAAAATTAATAATGTTGAAATTGGTAATTTATCAGAAAATAATTTATTAAGTTTTTTAGAAAATAATTTTTTTACTTGTCACAATGACAATGAAAATGCTATTGAACGCAATTATATTGTGAATACTAATTCAATTGCAAAAATAACTTATAAATAA
- a CDS encoding hypothetical protein (product_source=Hypo-rule applied; superfamily=158949; transmembrane_helix_parts=Inside_1_12,TMhelix_13_35,Outside_36_39,TMhelix_40_62,Inside_63_89,TMhelix_90_112,Outside_113_126,TMhelix_127_149,Inside_150_155,TMhelix_156_173,Outside_174_177,TMhelix_178_200,Inside_201_212,TMhelix_213_232,Outside_233_246,TMhelix_247_269,Inside_270_275,TMhelix_276_298,Outside_299_522) has translation MSSQLKRILFQAKLPVLIFLITFVSFVIILLANGGSDDALILDVFNLIISCSIIVAILSGLVKYSSLISKSKDEFRMNGVGNRIIKYFEPLIADFIVFIIIDIVILAIYYGYDISGIIEKSNGKFSAIYLSAYSFVLVKYLISSVIFFSFSIVKNWSDLIGVALIQLFSLRFFSELFAFNNLIIFATIFILLITSYIIYYIKYKKHNFKLIDYIFYGYVITLVVLNLFRDLFPTPYLTRDWLNFGISNTYINVFGLVLLLAVIFILIGFKEKRIMSYKIFIGLYLIPLALGSSLFFASSYCKEVNDVKNFEVYTNSNEMKSFVNYEEWSYSYPGGNIVESKESEQLLELQNKIIDKIIYKVKNIDTSLIDSVYLNDKGMLLISVYNNEKQYYINGIIKHEDLNNIFKDQGYQVKTFYEVDFINDTNYIIESGNKSNNIKNYDNISELDLEHKIMINDELYNFLSTLTYSYSDEYIYIDSDHRVKKYEVFEKDGKVSNNVFSDYAYVNEKDISKFLKQIKEEK, from the coding sequence ATGAGTTCACAGCTTAAAAGGATATTATTTCAAGCTAAATTACCAGTATTAATCTTCTTAATTACTTTTGTATCATTTGTTATTATTTTATTAGCAAATGGTGGTAGTGATGATGCTTTAATATTAGATGTTTTTAACTTAATTATTTCTTGCTCGATTATAGTTGCAATTTTATCTGGTTTAGTTAAATATAGTTCACTAATTTCAAAAAGCAAAGATGAGTTTAGAATGAATGGTGTAGGAAATAGAATAATTAAATATTTTGAGCCATTAATAGCTGATTTTATAGTGTTTATTATCATTGATATAGTTATACTAGCAATTTATTATGGTTATGATATCAGTGGTATTATTGAAAAAAGCAATGGTAAATTTAGTGCGATTTATCTTAGTGCATATTCATTTGTTTTGGTTAAATATTTAATTTCGAGTGTTATCTTCTTTAGCTTTAGTATTGTTAAAAATTGGAGTGATTTAATTGGTGTTGCACTTATACAATTGTTTTCATTAAGATTTTTTTCAGAGCTATTTGCCTTTAATAATTTAATAATATTTGCTACTATCTTTATTTTATTAATTACTTCTTATATTATTTACTATATAAAGTATAAAAAACATAATTTTAAATTGATTGATTATATTTTTTATGGCTATGTAATAACTCTTGTTGTTTTAAACTTATTTAGAGATTTATTTCCAACTCCTTATTTAACTAGAGATTGGTTAAATTTTGGGATAAGTAACACTTATATTAATGTTTTTGGTTTAGTACTATTACTTGCTGTAATATTCATATTAATAGGATTTAAAGAAAAAAGAATTATGAGTTATAAAATCTTTATTGGTTTATATTTAATTCCACTAGCTTTAGGTTCATCACTATTTTTTGCAAGTTCATATTGTAAAGAAGTAAATGATGTTAAAAACTTTGAAGTATATACAAACTCAAATGAAATGAAAAGTTTTGTAAATTATGAAGAGTGGAGTTATTCGTATCCTGGTGGTAATATTGTTGAAAGTAAAGAAAGTGAACAATTGCTTGAGTTACAAAATAAAATAATTGATAAAATTATTTATAAAGTAAAAAACATTGATACTTCTTTGATTGATAGTGTTTACCTAAATGATAAGGGTATGCTTTTAATAAGTGTTTATAATAATGAAAAACAATATTATATTAATGGAATAATCAAACATGAAGATTTGAATAATATCTTTAAAGATCAAGGATATCAAGTAAAAACATTTTATGAAGTAGATTTTATTAATGATACTAACTATATTATTGAAAGTGGTAATAAAAGTAATAATATTAAAAATTACGATAATATTAGTGAATTAGATTTAGAGCATAAAATAATGATTAATGATGAATTATATAATTTTCTTAGTACATTAACTTATTCTTATAGTGATGAATATATATATATTGATAGCGATCATAGAGTAAAAAAATATGAAGTTTTTGAAAAAGATGGTAAGGTTTCTAATAATGTATTTTCTGATTATGCATATGTTAATGAAAAAGACATTAGTAAGTTTTTAAAGCAAATTAAGGAGGAGAAGTAA